Genomic window (Gammaproteobacteria bacterium):
ACCGCCATCGTCAGCGCCAGCGAAATGGAACGGCGCAACACCAGCGCCAGAATCCACACCGGCAACCACACCACCAGCGCAAAAATCAGCGCCAGCAGGGGCGAGTCGATCATCCACATCGACAAGGCCGCCATCGCCAAGCCGGCAATAGCTGCCACCACCAGTCCCGCCTGCGCGCCATTGCGCAGGGTGACCAGGGCGATAATGCCACCGCTAACATAACTGAACGGCGCCAGCACCAGTGACAACGCGGCAAACACCATGGTCACCAGCGCCGCCTGCATTTGGCCACGCATTATGTAGGTGGCCAGCGATTTCATCATACGATCCTAAACTTTATGTTTTCACCCAAAGGCGAACGCACAATTAATTTTTGTGCGCGTCACAGTACGGCAGCAGAGCCAGGTAGCGAGCACGCTTGATAGCGCTGGTCAGCTGACGCTGGTACTTGGCTTTGGTGCCAGTAATGCGGCTGGGAACGATCTTGCCGTTCTCAGTGATGTAGTTGCGCAGGGTGTTCAGATCTTTGTAATCGATCTGGTCAACGCCTTCAGCGGTAAAACGGCAGAACTTTCTGCGACGAAAATAACGAGCCATACTTTAATCTCCTATTTGGTTCTCAACGGACGTAGCGTGGACAATCAATTTGTACTCCCCGCTTTTGAATGCCGTCCGGTTCAAAAAACCCTTAATATCTACGTGATCCCCGGCCTTCAGCTTCGTAACCACTGCATCCAGTGATTCCCCGCTGGCCACAACCAAAACCCTAAACTGGATCTGGCGACTCAAGCCGGCCTCTTGTTGCTGCGATTGATGCTCAAGCAAAAAGCGGTTGAGAGGGACGCCTGCTGGGGTGACTCGGCGCTCAGGCGACCGACACACCACCCCGGTTAACTCAACGTGATTGATTAGGCGTCACCATCAGCCATCGAATCATCCGCTCTTGGCGCTTCCGCTCTCGGGCCACGGCCTTCGCGAGGGCTGCGCTCTTCTTCCTTAACCATCATTGGTGACAGATCGGTAACAGCGGCAGTAGTGGCGATAACCAGGTTACGCAGCACTGCATCGTTGAAACGGAATGCGGAAGCCAGCTCGTTCAGAGCAGACTGGCTGCATTCGATGTTCATCAGCACGTAGTGGGCTTTGTGAACTTTATCAATAGGATAGGCCAATTGACGGCGACCCCAGTCTTCCAAACGATGAATCTTACCGCCGTCACCTTCGATGATGGCGCGGTAACGCTCAACCATGCTGGAAACCTGTTCGCTCTGATCAGGATGAACCAAAAATACTACTTCATAGTGTCTCATTATCTCTCCTTACGGATGTTAAAAGCCTTCCCCCAACATTGGAGGTAAAGCAAGGAGTTGTATTCATTTACAACAAGCGGCGGATTTTAATACAGAAGCCCCCCGCCCACAAGCCTTTACGACGGTGAGCAGGAGGAAGAATTCGGCGGGTAACTCACAGAATTGCTTGACGCTTACTCAGGTGGACACGCGGATCGGCACGTTCTTGCAACGCAGCCTGCAGTTTGTCCCAGGCCATATTGACGCCAGTGCGCTCAATCGGCGCCAATCCGCCCTCAAGGGCGCGGACCTGATCAACCAGCGCATTGCCCATTACCACGTTGGTAGGAATCCCCTTGGGAAACTCGCCAGCCGTGGAAAACACGATGCGCCCCACCACCGGTACGCCCGGCAGCAAACCTTTAACGCTGGCCACACATGAATCCAGATAGCCTTGCGGATTGGCAAACTTATAGCTGCGATGGCCGCAGACCTGGGTCCAACGCTCTACCCGATCGCCCCCATAGATCTTTCCGGGAAAATTCTGCACATTGAGCACCACGATCAGGCGGTCAGTGTGCAGCAGATAATCTATGCGCAGCTCACCTTCCACCGGATCGGAAATGGCGACCTGTTCCATGCAGCGCACAGCCAGTTTTTTGATCTGACGCTGAACCATTCGCATGTCGGCGGTACGACGCCTCTGCTTGATGAACAACACCAGCATCAACAACAACACCGAAACAACCGCCGCAGCACTCCACACCCGCGGATCGGCAATCAGGCTTTCCAACATAACCAGACTCAACGAGCCTCCTCACTATCACTTCGTCTGTGTGCGTTGCCGCACCACTTCAAACAGGCAAATCCCCGTGGCAACCGACGCATTCAAACTCTGCACATGCCCCCGCATGGGGATGCTCACCAGGTAGTCGCACTGTTGCAGGGTCAGGCGTCGCGCACCCTTGCCTTCTGCACCGGTAACAATAGCGGTCGCACCCTTGAAATCCACCTGGTAGAGCGCTTGGTCTGCCTCCAAACTGGTACCGGTAATCCAGATACCACGCTGTTTGAGGTTTTCCAGGGTCCGAGCGATGTTCGTTACCTGCACAAAAGGCACGTGCTCTGCCGCACCACATGCCACTTTACGCGCTGTTGCCGTCATGCCCACCGCGTTATCCTTGGGGGCGATAACCGCATGCACACCCGCCGCATCTGCGCTGCGCATACAGGCCCCCAAATTATGCGGGTCCTGTATGCCGTCGAGAATTAGCAATAGCGGCGGCTCGGTCAGATTATCCAGCATCACTTCAAGCTGGTGTTCATCCCAAAGCATGGCCTGACTGATCTGACGTAAAATCGCCACAC
Coding sequences:
- the rpsR gene encoding 30S ribosomal protein S18; translated protein: MARYFRRRKFCRFTAEGVDQIDYKDLNTLRNYITENGKIVPSRITGTKAKYQRQLTSAIKRARYLALLPYCDAHKN
- the rpsF gene encoding 30S ribosomal protein S6, with amino-acid sequence MRHYEVVFLVHPDQSEQVSSMVERYRAIIEGDGGKIHRLEDWGRRQLAYPIDKVHKAHYVLMNIECSQSALNELASAFRFNDAVLRNLVIATTAAVTDLSPMMVKEEERSPREGRGPRAEAPRADDSMADGDA
- a CDS encoding NERD domain-containing protein, with the translated sequence MSLVMLESLIADPRVWSAAAVVSVLLLMLVLFIKQRRRTADMRMVQRQIKKLAVRCMEQVAISDPVEGELRIDYLLHTDRLIVVLNVQNFPGKIYGGDRVERWTQVCGHRSYKFANPQGYLDSCVASVKGLLPGVPVVGRIVFSTAGEFPKGIPTNVVMGNALVDQVRALEGGLAPIERTGVNMAWDKLQAALQERADPRVHLSKRQAIL
- the rlmB gene encoding 23S rRNA (guanosine(2251)-2'-O)-methyltransferase RlmB, whose amino-acid sequence is MSEWVCGIHACQALLEQSPESVDRLVFVRQQNPNPRLLQLQRLADKLRVKAQFVSRREMDEQVDGENHQGVAILRQISQAMLWDEHQLEVMLDNLTEPPLLLILDGIQDPHNLGACMRSADAAGVHAVIAPKDNAVGMTATARKVACGAAEHVPFVQVTNIARTLENLKQRGIWITGTSLEADQALYQVDFKGATAIVTGAEGKGARRLTLQQCDYLVSIPMRGHVQSLNASVATGICLFEVVRQRTQTK